Within the Salvia hispanica cultivar TCC Black 2014 chromosome 4, UniMelb_Shisp_WGS_1.0, whole genome shotgun sequence genome, the region TTCCCAGgtgcaaaatgaaaattaccaGCTACCTTATTGACATCCAAGAATCCATAAATGTTGCAACCTTCCCCCTCTTCGTCCTTGATCTTTTGTAGAAATCCTTCTCTTTTGCACTGATTTGTTTCAAAAAGTATGAAAACCACGAAATGTATGGTTCAGAGTCATGGAATGAACTACGAAGacatgcattaaaaaatttaacatttgCTACTTACAACTAGTTATGTGAAATATTTTGGTCAGGAACTGAATTacaggaaaagaaaattagagaGCGTCTAGGTAAGAAAGGTGTCATGGGATGCTTCATCGTTCAAATTCTGACTACATCTACATTCTAAACCGAATGTAGAAATGCCAATAAGCTCAAATAATTTACACAAAGGCCGGTAAGCAAGAGATACCAACCTGATCAATCATATCCGGATTTGATAATGCCCAGCCTTTCTTACTATATGCTTCACGTACTTCTTCACAGTTGTTACAACAATCATCATCGGActgaaaaatagagcaatttaTGATGGCATGAAGGCATCAACATGACCATAGGCATAAAATACCAATGAACAACTGAACAGCTGAACACTGAACCATGAATAGAGAAAACAACATAGGACAGTAAACTCCGATTACCGCTTCTGCACCAAAACATGAACCACAATAAGTTTCATTGTGTTCAAGTCTTCCACCATGCTTTTGTAGAGGTCGATCAATCTGTCAGTTTAAAATGATACAAACAGAAAATAATAtgtcagaaaaataaaaataaaaccaactTTATATCTTTCTACATGTTCGGCCACAAAGAAAGGCTAGTTTGCAAGCTCTAAAAAAGATAACCCTTAGTTGGCATGCAAAAGTCAGAAAGATAGACTAGTTCAAAAGCTATTCTATAAGTGATCTCTTCAGTTTATCTACAGACTAACCTTGGGGGAACCAATGGTATCAGCTCTTGTCTCTATTACATTACCCTGGGCATCAATTCTTTTCTTGATAATGTCATGTCTCTGCaggaataaataaaacatctcGTCAAGAGATACATgaacaaaaatcaaactacAGTCTACATCATAGATGACAAGGAGAAATCTAATGTACTATATTGAATTCATTTATTGTTGtcataaaattatgtgtttatgcATTCAACTGGGGAACCCTAAATCTAATGTACTACATTGAATTCATTTATTGTTGtcataaaattatgtgtttatgcATTCAACTGGGAAACCCCAATCAATATGCCAGAGATGGATCCATGCTTTATTACACAATTCACACTTGGCAAAAGATATCCATTTTGTAAACACATCCAAGTTTGGAGAGCAAATACATATGATGTACAAATAGTTTGCATAGGATCATTATATGAAGGCAAACTCCAGGAGAATTAGACAGAATGAAGTTACGATAACCATGATGCCACACACTTCCAAGGAATGTGAACAATCTAAGACTGCCTAAagaatacataataaaaaaagagaccAGGAGGTGGCTATCACTCTGAGGAACTTACGACATCCAAGTGCTGCTCTCCACTTATATCCATGGCATCAAGACTGACTATAGAGCACGGTAGTGCTGGAAAAGTCACATCAAACTGCAATTTAAGGTGTAATATGGGAGCTGTCAGTGATTTTTCTAAGTTGAATGCAACATGTTACTAAACTACAAATCTGAGCACGGGTATTAAAAAACATAGACATAACAAAACAGTATATTACATTAATACGGAGCCTTTCTGCTCTAGACGTATCAACCACTAACTTTGTCTCAGTAACTGCATGAAGATATAATCCTgcaaatttaatgaaaaggaacaaataaaaaggtgAACAACACCAGAAAGAGAGTCTATAAATACTTCACACATAGCTAAGAACAATGACAAAATTCTAATGCAAGAGTCATGAACTTGTAATATACATTGACAAATAAATGTCATGACTTAATATTTAGAGCTAATTTCTTACATCCACACTTACTATAATAACGTCCAAGCAGCATACATCCATATTCAAAGTTCGGTGGAGATATAAGAAATAGTTATATTTGGAAGGATTGCATGGAAAAGTGAAACAATTCTTGTTTTGGCTTAGTTATAACAAGCACACATCACTTCAGATTGGTAAAGATCTTCCAAACTAAATCCTCAACTTAGAGAGGGAGATTACCATTCCCCTATTACCAATCATGCACTTTTTCATACTGGTCCACAGCTTCCAGCTCCCGAGCACAACATAGATACTAAAGCACAGGCTTGGGAGAAGTGTACGAGCAGTTTTGTTCACCAGCATTTAGTTTGAGCACTCACACCTTCCCACAAAATCTCTACCCAACTCAATCTCGTAACACTTAAATACCTAACACTTGAAATTCAGCCTTGCTCATAcccacacacaacacaatCACCATTAAAACTCAGCCAGAATCTATCCAAAAGCACAGTTGCACACaagaaaacacacacactcCCCCAATCCAATCACCACGTCAAACCAATACCTCAATcaccaaaattaatcaaacaacAGCTGGCAATTCACACGCAAGCACAAAAAAACAGATAAAATCTAGACGCGCAGATACAAAATCACAGGCTTAAGTGCACTTACTGAGCTCAGAAACGAAGAGGAGGAGCATAACGATGGACGAAGCTAGGGTTATAAAGCCGCCGGAGAGCGTTCTGCTGTAGAAATCTTCATTAACCTTAGGATAAGCATCCAAACCCCGAATTTTCCCAATCAGGCTCGCCATCATCCaataatcacaaaatttcGAAAGAAAAAACCTATAATAAGAAAACTCTGAAACAAACGGATCAAAACTCGGTATTTGATCGGAAAGCCGCTGCAGTCGCCTCCGACGAGGCGTTTTTAAGTTTTGAACTGGATTTTATTCAGGAATTCAGCTGCTGTTGAATTTGGAAATGAATTTCTccagatattttattttgaacagAGAAATGGGAGAAATTGGGGGAAGAAAAGGTAGTAAAAGAGTCGCCGGAGTAGAAAAGATCGTCAGCGCCGCTTCTTAGGCGTTTTCTCCCAATGGGCCTAAATTGATGGCCCAATCCAATTTCCAAGTAGTAACAATATTTTGATTACAATGGGCTTTTTTTTATGGgctgataatatattaaaggaGAAATTACCAAACACAATAAATCACTAAACTTGATTCAATTCCGGTATGTCCCACAATTTTTAGAAAAACGAATTATGAAGTTTGATATCTTCACAATTATATTAACCTTCCCTTTTTGTCGAATTACGTGCTGATGTGGCAATCGatttaaaatatgtggatataacataattttgaatttaattagatattgtCGTTTTGCAATACTTCACTAATGGGCTAGGCCTGGTTAATATTAAATCTATTgtgttcaattttttatgagaaaaaacCAGGCCCAATTCAACTTCAGTGATGGGCTAGGTCTGGTTAATATTACAACCACAGTACTAgttcaaataatgaaataaaatcaattggaATTAAATACTACACTTTTAAAGCCTccaatatcataaatttttacgtaaatcaattacacaaatgatttaaattaaaacccGGTATAAGtcagatttgatttttttttacaagtCAGGTTTGAAAAACTGGGACAGCCTAAAATGCACAATCAGTAACAAATAATTTGCCTTATTTTGGTTGCAATAATCTCCATCGTAAATCAGTACCAGTAATTAAAGTTAgttaatcaaaattcaaaatgcaTTTAAAAACTTCTTAATTATgtcttaattatatactcGAAAGACTAAAGTTAATTcaagagaagaaaatacaCAATAGTGCTCTTCttccaaacaaaatactactattctcatttttttcaattttcaaataaactcACTATCCAATTATTAACTCCACAACTACCAAAATTATATTGAGTTACTATGTTTTTACAGAttgtaaacaaaaaaatatactaagaTTCCAACATCTCAGCTCTCTGCTCCCTCCAACAAcatcactttttatttcacATGGAAATCGAACTGTCCAAGTGAACCAAACACAAGCCACAAATCATCGatgcaatttaattattttttataatatttaaaaattcatttaattgcaaaaaaagaatttatagCTCGAGCATCGAGGTGGGGACCAATTTATAAATTCGACACGTCTATtaaatttagtactactacaaaatATTTCTAACGTCGCCGCCTcgaaaaagttttaaataatgtgaaaaaatatataaaaagaatacaTCCAAGTGTTTCACATTATTGTCGCATGTTTATGCTTTTTAATGCAAAGAGTGCTTTTACCTTAGgtagttattaattatatatggtAGTATTGGTATAGGAGATCTCAATGGGATTATTTATATGGGTGTAGTACTTATGGGGGTTATGCTTCTTTAATTTCCACCAATAATTGATGATTGTGTgtgataataatttattatgatttgaGACATATATGATGGATTCAATCTAGTGGCACCCATTCTTTACACGTATTTAAAGATTTATTGGTCGACATGTTAAAATCAAGAAGGCATACAAATGTCACTTTATTAGAGTGCGTTGCTCATTCATGTGTAAATAATTATGATCTAAACAATTTAAAGTGTGTGTGTTGAAAAACTAGTCTTGTACGAGAAGATCTTACTTCAGATGT harbors:
- the LOC125217891 gene encoding endoplasmic reticulum-Golgi intermediate compartment protein 3-like translates to MMASLIGKIRGLDAYPKVNEDFYSRTLSGGFITLASSIVMLLLFVSELRLYLHAVTETKLVVDTSRAERLRINFDVTFPALPCSIVSLDAMDISGEQHLDVRHDIIKKRIDAQGNVIETRADTIGSPKIDRPLQKHGGRLEHNETYCGSCFGAEASDDDCCNNCEEVREAYSKKGWALSNPDMIDQCKREGFLQKIKDEEGEGCNIYGFLDVNKVAGNFHFAPGKSFQQSNSHVHDLLSFQKDSFNLTHKINRLAYGDFFPGVVNPLDGAEWTQHTANAMYQYFLKVVPTVFTDIGGHTIQSNQFSVTEHVRGAELSRLQALPGVFFFYDLSPIKVTFTETHVSFLHFLTNVCAIVGGIFTVSGIVDSFVYHGHRAIKKKMELGKFT